From Hymenobacter sedentarius, a single genomic window includes:
- a CDS encoding sugar kinase, protein MKQVVTFGEIMMRLAPPLNYRFAQTPSLEITYGGGDANVGASLAGLGVPAAHVTCFPANDLGQAAAQHFRALGVNMDATVFNGDRLGLYFLEVGAGMRPSKVVYDRANSAFAHLDAAAFNWDEILKNAGWLHWTGITPAISASTAEATRQAIAAARRLGITVSADVNYRRNLWQYGQTAQAVMSELVEGCDVVVCSENDAEDLFGIQPLLGTDNKFVSVAQQVMARFPQIKQVITTRRNTHSASHNGLKGLFYDGKQFLETLTYDINPIVDRIGGGDAFMAGFIYGSLAYNNPQQALTFAVAASALKHTIHGDINLVTVAEVEEIMKGNTSGRLLR, encoded by the coding sequence ATGAAGCAAGTTGTCACGTTCGGCGAAATCATGATGCGGCTCGCGCCGCCGCTGAACTACCGGTTCGCCCAAACTCCCAGTCTGGAAATCACCTACGGCGGCGGCGACGCCAACGTGGGCGCTTCGCTGGCGGGGTTGGGCGTGCCCGCCGCGCACGTTACTTGCTTTCCGGCCAATGACCTCGGCCAGGCGGCTGCCCAGCACTTCCGCGCCCTGGGCGTGAACATGGACGCCACCGTATTCAACGGCGACCGGCTGGGGCTGTATTTCCTGGAAGTAGGAGCGGGGATGCGCCCCAGCAAGGTGGTGTACGACCGCGCCAACTCAGCTTTTGCCCACCTCGATGCCGCGGCTTTCAACTGGGATGAAATCCTGAAAAACGCTGGCTGGCTGCACTGGACGGGCATCACGCCCGCCATCTCGGCCAGCACGGCCGAGGCCACGCGCCAGGCCATCGCGGCCGCGCGCCGCCTGGGCATCACCGTCTCGGCCGATGTGAACTACCGCCGCAACCTGTGGCAGTACGGCCAAACGGCCCAAGCCGTGATGTCGGAACTGGTGGAGGGCTGCGACGTGGTGGTGTGCTCCGAAAACGACGCCGAGGACTTGTTCGGCATTCAGCCGCTGCTCGGCACCGACAACAAGTTTGTGTCGGTAGCCCAGCAGGTGATGGCGCGCTTCCCGCAAATCAAGCAGGTCATCACCACCCGCCGCAACACCCACAGCGCCTCGCACAATGGCCTGAAGGGCCTGTTTTACGACGGCAAGCAGTTCCTCGAAACCCTCACCTACGACATCAACCCCATCGTGGACCGCATTGGCGGGGGCGATGCCTTCATGGCGGGTTTCATCTACGGTTCTTTGGCTTACAACAACCCGCAACAGGCCCTGACCTTCGCCGTGGCGGCGTCGGCGCTCAAGCACACTATCCACGGCGACATTAACTTAGTGACGGTGGCCGAGGTGGAAGAAATCATGAAAGGCAACACCAGCGGCCGCTTGCTGCGCTAA
- the fbp gene encoding class 1 fructose-bisphosphatase yields the protein MSQTTENTLATPVGITLERYIMRKQSEFAYATGELSQLLRDIALAGKIVNREVNRAGLSRITGAMGEKNVQGENQQKLDVEANIRFVRALTNGGEACAVLSEEDEDIIQTGNVNGKYVVAIDPLDGSSNIDVNVSIGTIFGIYRRVSRIGGPARKEDFLQGGRAQIAAGYVLYGSSTMLVYTTGHGVAGFTYENSLGEFFLSHPDIKIPRQGPVFSCNEGNWFDYPEFVRTFLTTCKERRLTARYVGSLVADYHRNLFTGGIYLYPPTVDKPGGKLRLLYECFPLAFLIEQAGGVAVTGADLVLDVHPTSDLHQRAPLFVGSADLVEELRCKATK from the coding sequence ATGTCTCAGACCACTGAAAACACGCTGGCTACTCCGGTAGGCATCACGCTGGAGCGCTACATCATGCGCAAGCAATCGGAGTTTGCCTATGCCACGGGCGAGCTGTCGCAGCTGCTGCGCGACATTGCCCTGGCCGGCAAAATTGTGAACCGCGAGGTAAACCGGGCGGGTCTTTCCCGCATTACGGGGGCCATGGGCGAGAAAAACGTGCAGGGCGAAAACCAGCAAAAGCTCGACGTGGAAGCCAACATCCGCTTTGTCCGCGCCCTCACCAACGGCGGCGAAGCCTGCGCTGTGCTGTCGGAAGAAGACGAGGATATTATCCAGACGGGCAACGTGAACGGCAAGTACGTGGTGGCCATCGACCCGCTCGACGGCTCCTCGAACATTGACGTAAACGTGAGCATCGGCACCATTTTCGGTATTTACCGCCGCGTGTCGCGCATTGGGGGGCCGGCCCGAAAGGAAGATTTCCTACAGGGCGGCCGCGCGCAGATAGCAGCCGGCTACGTCCTGTATGGCTCCAGCACCATGCTGGTGTACACCACCGGGCACGGCGTGGCGGGCTTCACCTACGAAAACTCGTTGGGCGAATTCTTTCTCTCGCACCCCGACATCAAAATCCCCCGCCAGGGCCCGGTGTTTTCCTGCAACGAAGGCAACTGGTTTGATTACCCGGAGTTCGTGCGCACCTTCCTCACTACTTGCAAGGAGCGCCGGCTTACGGCCCGCTACGTGGGCTCGCTGGTGGCCGACTATCACCGCAACCTCTTCACGGGCGGTATCTACCTCTACCCGCCCACCGTGGACAAGCCCGGCGGCAAGCTGCGCCTGCTCTACGAGTGCTTTCCGCTGGCTTTCCTCATTGAGCAGGCCGGAGGCGTGGCCGTGACCGGGGCCGATTTGGTGCTCGACGTGCACCCGACTTCCGACCTGCACCAGCGCGCCCCACTCTTCGTGGGCTCTGCCGATTTGGTGGAGGAGCTGCGCTGCAAAGCGACGAAATAA
- a CDS encoding MFS transporter, producing MMPTSAQALPGSPLASANAVMGKFRWTICALVFFATTINYLDRAVISLLKPYLETEFHWNSGDYANIEIAFKLAYAVGMVGAGRIIDKLGTKLGYALSTALWSVAAMGHALVSSTFGFGIARGFLGITEAGNFPAAIKTTAEWFPQRERALATGIFNSGSNVGAIVAPLTVPLIAETIGWKWAFIITGALGFIWLVLWMYFYETPAKHARLTKSEFDYINADIPVGLPAEGVTEEKPKASWGKLLTFRQTWAFVIGKFITDPIWWFYLFWLPDFLGKQYNLKGTAIALPVAAVYILSSIGSVGGGYLPLGFIRRGMPAFQARKTSMLLIACCVFPIVFAQWLGHMNMWLAVFVIGIAAAAHQAWSANIFTTVSDMFPKRAVGSVTGIGGMAGGLGGIALTALVQKRMFVHYESIGQIDKAYYIMFFICGAAYLVAWVLMFTLVPRMEPITLDEEPNQPAA from the coding sequence ATGATGCCAACTTCCGCCCAAGCGCTGCCCGGCTCCCCGCTGGCCTCCGCCAATGCCGTCATGGGCAAATTCCGCTGGACCATCTGCGCTCTGGTGTTTTTTGCCACCACCATCAACTACCTCGACCGGGCGGTTATCTCGCTGCTGAAGCCGTACCTGGAAACGGAGTTTCACTGGAACTCGGGCGACTACGCCAACATTGAAATTGCCTTCAAGCTTGCCTACGCCGTGGGCATGGTGGGCGCCGGCCGCATCATCGACAAGCTGGGTACGAAACTGGGCTACGCCCTTTCCACTGCTCTGTGGAGTGTGGCCGCTATGGGCCACGCCCTGGTGAGCAGCACATTTGGCTTCGGCATTGCACGGGGCTTTTTGGGCATCACGGAGGCCGGTAACTTTCCGGCCGCCATCAAAACCACGGCCGAGTGGTTTCCGCAGCGGGAGCGGGCGCTGGCTACGGGTATCTTCAACTCGGGCTCGAACGTGGGCGCCATCGTGGCGCCACTCACCGTGCCGCTCATTGCCGAAACCATCGGCTGGAAATGGGCCTTCATCATTACGGGCGCACTGGGCTTTATCTGGCTGGTGCTGTGGATGTATTTCTACGAAACGCCCGCCAAGCACGCCCGCCTCACCAAGTCTGAGTTTGATTACATCAACGCCGACATTCCGGTGGGCCTGCCGGCCGAAGGCGTGACCGAAGAAAAGCCCAAGGCCTCGTGGGGCAAGCTGCTCACCTTCCGGCAAACCTGGGCCTTCGTGATTGGCAAGTTCATCACCGACCCCATCTGGTGGTTCTACCTGTTCTGGTTGCCCGATTTTCTGGGCAAGCAATACAACCTCAAGGGCACGGCCATTGCCCTGCCGGTAGCGGCGGTATACATCTTGTCGAGCATCGGGAGCGTGGGCGGCGGCTACCTGCCCCTGGGCTTCATCCGGCGCGGCATGCCGGCGTTTCAGGCCCGTAAAACCTCGATGCTCCTCATTGCCTGCTGCGTGTTCCCAATAGTGTTTGCGCAGTGGCTGGGGCACATGAACATGTGGCTGGCGGTGTTCGTCATCGGCATTGCGGCGGCGGCGCACCAGGCCTGGAGTGCCAACATTTTCACCACCGTATCCGACATGTTTCCGAAGCGGGCCGTGGGCTCGGTCACGGGCATTGGCGGCATGGCGGGTGGCCTGGGCGGCATTGCCCTCACGGCGCTGGTGCAGAAGCGCATGTTTGTGCACTACGAAAGCATCGGGCAGATTGACAAGGCCTACTACATCATGTTCTTCATCTGCGGCGCGGCTTACCTCGTGGCCTGGGTCCTGATGTTCACCCTGGTGCCGCGCATGGAGCCCATCACCCTCGACGAAGAACCCAACCAACCCGCAGCTTAG
- a CDS encoding nuclear transport factor 2 family protein — translation MKRFLTFALLVLGLSAVAHPTDNKNDKAAKEVEALERQRFEAQVKKDYAFLEKVFSDDLIYTHSNGKQNNKTEYLQSIRDGKSVYDKIEVENLNVRAYNDGKTAVVNGQIIIYQPNKPDGTPNVAHLKYVVVQVKDKHKGWQVVLWQSQKQAS, via the coding sequence ATGAAACGATTCTTAACCTTTGCACTGCTGGTGCTCGGCCTCTCCGCGGTAGCTCACCCCACCGATAACAAAAACGACAAAGCCGCCAAAGAAGTGGAGGCCCTGGAGCGGCAGCGCTTTGAGGCTCAGGTGAAAAAGGACTACGCCTTTCTGGAAAAAGTCTTTTCCGACGACCTGATTTACACGCACTCCAACGGCAAGCAGAACAACAAAACGGAGTATCTGCAGAGCATCCGCGACGGCAAAAGCGTGTACGACAAAATCGAAGTGGAAAACCTCAACGTGCGCGCCTACAACGACGGCAAAACGGCGGTGGTTAATGGCCAAATCATCATCTACCAGCCCAACAAGCCCGATGGCACGCCCAACGTAGCCCACCTCAAATACGTGGTGGTGCAGGTGAAGGACAAACACAAAGGCTGGCAGGTGGTGCTGTGGCAGTCGCAAAAACAGGCTTCTTAG
- a CDS encoding UxaA family hydrolase, with protein sequence MKHQVARIHPADNVLVALVDLPIGTEVPWENGFVTVTEAIPAKHKLAPLGLSPGQPVTMYGVLVGTAREAIRPGGRLTTANIQHATNSYDEHAQQRATWQAPDVSAWQNRTFQGFYRADGRVGTANYWLVIPLVFCENRNIQVLQDALITDLGYGRRKSYQPETRKLVSLMQAGKSIEEILSTDLEAAEDTARSQRPFPNVDGIRFLSHEGGCGGIRQDAQTLCGLLAGYITHPNVAGATVLSLGCQNAQATMLQDEIAKRDPHFSKPLYILDQQKLGTEENLISTALRQTFAGLMIANQAHREPAPLSKLNIGLECGGSDGFSGISANPALGHVSDMLVALGGSVILAEFPELCGVEQELVDRSVDQPTAERFSSLMKAYGDSAVAVGSGFDMNPSPGNIRDGLITDAMKSAGAARKGGSSPVVAVLDYPELVTKPGLNLLCTPGNDVESTTAEVGSGANIVLFTTGLGTPTGNPIAPVVKIASNTALAKRMPDIIDVNTGTVIDGEETIEQAGERILDYVIRVASGEEVAAVRHDQTDFIPWKRGVSL encoded by the coding sequence GTGAAGCACCAAGTAGCCCGTATTCACCCCGCCGACAATGTGCTGGTCGCCCTCGTGGACCTGCCCATCGGCACCGAAGTGCCGTGGGAAAATGGGTTTGTGACCGTTACTGAAGCCATTCCGGCCAAGCACAAGCTCGCGCCCCTGGGCCTGAGCCCCGGCCAGCCCGTGACCATGTACGGCGTGCTGGTAGGCACCGCGCGCGAGGCCATCCGCCCCGGCGGCCGCCTCACCACGGCCAACATTCAGCACGCCACCAACAGCTACGACGAGCACGCCCAGCAGCGCGCCACCTGGCAGGCGCCCGACGTGAGTGCCTGGCAAAACCGCACCTTCCAGGGCTTCTACCGCGCCGATGGCCGCGTGGGCACCGCCAACTACTGGTTGGTAATCCCGCTGGTGTTCTGCGAAAACCGCAACATCCAGGTGCTGCAGGATGCCCTGATAACGGACCTGGGCTACGGCCGCCGCAAAAGCTACCAGCCCGAAACCCGCAAGCTGGTGAGCCTAATGCAGGCCGGCAAGTCCATCGAAGAAATCCTGAGCACCGACCTCGAAGCGGCCGAAGACACGGCCCGCAGCCAGCGCCCTTTCCCGAACGTAGACGGCATCCGCTTCCTTTCGCATGAGGGCGGCTGTGGCGGTATCCGCCAGGATGCCCAGACGCTGTGCGGCCTGTTGGCCGGCTACATCACGCACCCCAACGTGGCAGGTGCCACCGTGCTCAGCTTGGGCTGCCAGAATGCGCAGGCCACCATGCTGCAGGACGAAATTGCGAAGCGCGACCCGCACTTCAGCAAGCCGCTTTACATCCTGGACCAGCAGAAGCTGGGCACCGAGGAAAACCTCATCAGCACGGCCCTGCGGCAGACGTTTGCGGGCCTGATGATTGCCAACCAAGCCCACCGCGAGCCGGCGCCACTGTCCAAGCTCAATATTGGGCTGGAGTGCGGCGGCTCCGATGGCTTCTCGGGCATTTCGGCCAATCCGGCCCTGGGGCACGTATCCGACATGCTGGTGGCACTGGGCGGTTCGGTTATCCTGGCCGAATTCCCGGAACTGTGCGGCGTGGAGCAGGAACTCGTGGACCGCAGTGTGGACCAACCCACCGCCGAACGATTCAGCAGCCTGATGAAAGCGTACGGCGACAGCGCCGTGGCCGTGGGCTCGGGCTTCGACATGAACCCTTCACCGGGCAACATCCGCGACGGCCTGATTACCGACGCCATGAAATCGGCCGGGGCAGCCCGCAAGGGCGGCTCTTCGCCCGTGGTAGCCGTGCTCGACTACCCGGAGCTGGTGACCAAGCCGGGTTTGAACCTACTGTGCACGCCCGGTAACGACGTGGAATCGACCACGGCTGAAGTTGGCTCTGGCGCCAACATCGTGCTGTTTACCACCGGCCTGGGCACGCCCACCGGCAACCCCATTGCCCCGGTGGTGAAAATCGCCAGCAACACAGCCCTGGCCAAGCGCATGCCCGACATCATCGACGTGAACACCGGAACGGTGATTGACGGCGAAGAAACCATCGAGCAGGCCGGCGAGCGCATCCTCGACTACGTCATTCGGGTGGCCAGCGGCGAGGAAGTTGCCGCCGTGCGCCACGACCAAACCGACTTCATTCCGTGGAAGCGCGGGGTGAGTTTATAA
- a CDS encoding alpha/beta hydrolase family protein, translating to MRAKALLLALVALATGYSARAQQPSSNVLDWKAPATLSTYLLQQMHAQYASRAAELDRAAQSTAGAAAYRDSVRARFRRVLGPLPTRTPLRAQVTGKLTRDQYRIEKIIYESTPNHHVTANLYVPAGKGKKPGVLLFCGHEQEAKATVSYQKTAILFAQHGFVVLVIDPISQGERMQLTDAAGKPLARGGTTEHTLLNADAALLGETVPAEQFWDNERGLDYLLTRAEVDTARLGCLGNSGGATQTAYFMALEKRMKVAALCSYVASGERNLELTGPADGCVQLPGAGRACLDLADWPIMFAPKPLLVLAGRYDFVDYTQIEAATAETRRVYTALGHPNQLNLFTYDDGHGISQPKREAAVAWFRRWFYGDASPIREGALATLSEKELRCTATGQVNTAFPNEVTLAAAHLAAAQKLAPARAAATPEAIGALVRRELNISSSADGRPLSMALLDTVRRNGLVLRKLILRREGEPPLPALLAMPPASVRPTRVLIWLPDAGKATILDSAAQVQAYLRQGTAVLLADLRGLGETTDPAAFNDPKYYNREYRNALLALHIGRPLLAQRVEDLNSIQMFVRNQTQLSGLPMEMRARGRAVGPALHAAFIWPTFARVVVEQPPRSYQQLLAQPTAKDVYSEVLPGVLQRYDLPDLQRALGSRLVLP from the coding sequence ATGCGTGCCAAGGCCCTCTTGCTTGCTCTAGTGGCCCTGGCCACGGGCTATTCGGCGCGCGCCCAACAGCCCAGCTCTAACGTGCTGGACTGGAAAGCGCCCGCCACGCTGAGCACCTACTTGCTGCAGCAAATGCATGCGCAGTACGCGTCACGCGCCGCCGAACTGGACCGGGCCGCACAGTCGACAGCCGGGGCGGCGGCGTACCGCGACAGCGTGCGGGCGCGCTTCCGGCGGGTACTGGGACCGCTGCCGACGCGCACCCCGCTGCGGGCCCAGGTCACTGGCAAGCTCACGCGCGACCAGTACCGCATCGAAAAAATCATCTACGAAAGCACCCCAAACCACCACGTAACGGCCAACCTCTACGTGCCCGCGGGCAAAGGCAAGAAGCCCGGCGTGCTGCTGTTCTGTGGGCACGAGCAGGAGGCCAAAGCCACAGTATCGTACCAAAAAACGGCTATTCTTTTCGCGCAGCACGGGTTTGTAGTGCTGGTGATTGACCCCATTTCGCAGGGCGAGCGCATGCAGCTCACCGACGCGGCCGGCAAGCCCCTGGCCCGAGGCGGCACCACTGAACACACCTTGCTTAACGCTGATGCGGCGCTACTGGGCGAAACGGTACCGGCCGAGCAGTTCTGGGACAACGAGCGCGGCCTCGATTACCTGCTCACCCGCGCCGAGGTGGATACCGCACGCTTGGGCTGCCTGGGTAATTCCGGGGGTGCGACCCAAACGGCCTACTTCATGGCCCTGGAGAAGCGGATGAAAGTAGCGGCGCTGTGCAGCTACGTGGCCAGCGGCGAGCGCAACCTGGAGCTCACTGGCCCCGCCGATGGCTGCGTGCAGCTGCCCGGTGCCGGCCGCGCCTGCCTCGACCTGGCCGATTGGCCCATCATGTTTGCCCCCAAGCCCTTGCTGGTGCTGGCCGGCCGCTACGATTTTGTGGATTATACCCAAATAGAAGCCGCCACGGCCGAAACCCGGCGCGTATACACTGCCCTGGGCCACCCCAACCAGCTCAACTTATTCACCTACGACGACGGGCACGGCATCTCGCAGCCCAAACGGGAGGCCGCGGTGGCCTGGTTCCGGCGGTGGTTTTATGGCGATGCCAGCCCAATTCGGGAAGGCGCCTTAGCCACGTTGTCTGAGAAAGAACTGCGCTGCACGGCCACCGGCCAGGTCAATACTGCTTTCCCCAACGAAGTGACCTTAGCCGCCGCACATTTGGCGGCCGCGCAGAAGCTGGCCCCAGCCCGTGCCGCCGCCACGCCGGAAGCCATAGGGGCGCTGGTGCGCCGGGAACTGAACATTTCCTCCAGCGCAGATGGCCGGCCATTGTCCATGGCGCTGCTTGATACCGTGCGCCGCAACGGCCTCGTGCTGCGAAAGTTGATTCTGCGCCGCGAAGGCGAGCCGCCGCTGCCAGCGCTGCTAGCCATGCCGCCTGCCTCGGTGCGCCCCACGCGGGTACTTATCTGGCTGCCTGACGCGGGGAAGGCCACTATTCTGGACAGCGCGGCGCAGGTGCAAGCCTACCTGCGCCAGGGCACGGCCGTGCTGCTGGCCGACTTGCGCGGCCTGGGCGAAACCACCGACCCCGCGGCGTTCAACGACCCCAAATATTACAACCGCGAGTACCGAAACGCCCTGCTGGCCCTGCACATAGGCCGCCCGCTGCTGGCCCAACGCGTAGAGGACCTGAACTCAATTCAAATGTTCGTGCGCAACCAAACGCAGCTGTCTGGCCTGCCCATGGAAATGAGGGCCAGAGGCCGGGCAGTGGGGCCCGCCTTGCATGCCGCGTTTATTTGGCCCACTTTCGCCCGCGTCGTGGTAGAGCAACCGCCCCGCTCATATCAGCAACTACTAGCCCAACCCACGGCCAAGGATGTGTATTCGGAGGTGCTGCCGGGAGTACTGCAGCGCTATGATTTGCCGGATTTGCAGCGGGCGCTGGGCAGCCGGCTGGTGCTGCCGTAG
- a CDS encoding ketohydroxyglutarate aldolase: protein MAQLTVSAADTLATLLRYPVVPVFYHADAAYAQRMLQACYAGGIRVFEFTNRGGNALEVFTQLQAYAQENCPDMVLGIGTLFTAEQAEQFIAAGAAFVVQPCATAEVAEVCRAHNIPWLPGALTPTEIYNASQLGAAVVKIFPGNIVGPDYVKALRGPIPHIKLMVTGGVEPTRESVSAWFGAGVNAVGMGSQLFKNADDTDALSASISELMQFVETLKKN, encoded by the coding sequence ATGGCTCAACTGACAGTCTCCGCCGCCGATACATTAGCAACTTTGTTGCGCTACCCCGTGGTGCCCGTGTTCTACCACGCCGACGCGGCGTATGCCCAGCGCATGCTGCAGGCCTGCTACGCGGGCGGCATTCGGGTGTTTGAATTCACTAACCGCGGCGGCAACGCCCTCGAAGTATTCACGCAGCTCCAGGCCTACGCGCAGGAAAACTGCCCCGATATGGTGCTGGGCATCGGCACGCTGTTCACGGCCGAGCAGGCCGAGCAGTTTATCGCGGCCGGCGCCGCCTTTGTGGTGCAGCCCTGCGCCACGGCCGAAGTAGCCGAGGTGTGCCGCGCCCACAACATACCGTGGCTGCCCGGCGCGCTCACGCCCACCGAGATTTACAACGCCAGCCAGCTGGGGGCGGCCGTGGTCAAAATCTTCCCCGGCAACATCGTCGGGCCTGATTATGTGAAAGCCCTGCGCGGCCCCATTCCCCACATCAAGCTGATGGTGACGGGTGGCGTGGAGCCCACCCGCGAGAGCGTTAGCGCCTGGTTTGGGGCGGGCGTGAACGCCGTGGGCATGGGCTCGCAGCTGTTCAAGAATGCCGATGATACCGACGCGCTGTCCGCCAGCATTAGCGAGCTGATGCAGTTCGTCGAAACGCTGAAAAAGAATTAG
- the uxaC gene encoding glucuronate isomerase, which produces MKPFLNDDFLLQTATASMLYHEYAKQMPIIDYHNHLLPDQIAEDKQFENITQIWLYGDHYKWRAMRANGIPERYITGDASDWEKFEKWAETVPYTLRNPLYHWTHLELQRYFGITELLNKDSARRIYDECSAKLQTPEYSVRGLLRKMNVETLCTTDDPADNLEHHQALAASGFKVRVLPTFRADKAMAVDDAASYNAYLDRLGPVAAVDIRTFADLETALRRRHDFFASVGCRLSDHGLEQIYAADYTAAEADAIFSKIRGGSELTLAENNQFKSAMLVLLAEMDWEKGWTQQYHLGALRNNNSRMLRELGPDTGWDSIGDFLQGRALSTFLDRLDGQNKLAKTIIYNLNPADNDLIATMIGNFNDGSVAGKMQFGSGWWFLDQKDGMEKQLNSLSNMGLLPRFVGMLTDSRSFLSYPRHEYFRRVLCNLLGNDVENGELPADLELLGRTVQNICYGNAKEYFGFGEVAQAAPVAATVQ; this is translated from the coding sequence ATGAAGCCCTTTCTCAACGACGACTTCCTGCTTCAGACGGCCACGGCCAGCATGCTCTACCACGAGTACGCGAAGCAGATGCCCATTATCGATTACCACAACCACCTGCTGCCCGACCAGATAGCCGAGGACAAGCAGTTTGAGAACATTACCCAAATCTGGCTCTACGGCGACCACTACAAGTGGCGCGCCATGCGGGCCAACGGCATCCCCGAGCGCTACATCACCGGCGATGCCTCGGACTGGGAGAAGTTTGAGAAGTGGGCCGAAACCGTGCCCTACACCCTGCGCAACCCGCTCTACCACTGGACGCACCTGGAGCTGCAGCGCTACTTCGGCATCACGGAGCTGCTGAACAAGGACAGCGCCCGCCGCATCTATGACGAGTGCAGCGCCAAGCTGCAAACCCCCGAGTACTCGGTGCGCGGCCTGCTGCGCAAGATGAACGTGGAAACCCTCTGCACCACCGACGACCCCGCCGATAACCTCGAACACCACCAGGCCCTCGCGGCCTCGGGCTTCAAGGTGCGCGTGCTGCCCACCTTCCGGGCCGACAAGGCCATGGCCGTGGACGATGCCGCCAGCTACAACGCCTACCTCGACCGCCTGGGCCCCGTGGCCGCGGTGGACATCCGCACTTTCGCCGATTTGGAAACGGCCTTGCGCCGCCGGCACGACTTCTTTGCCAGCGTGGGCTGCCGCTTGTCGGACCACGGCCTCGAGCAGATTTATGCCGCCGATTATACCGCGGCGGAAGCGGATGCCATCTTCAGCAAAATCCGCGGCGGCAGCGAGCTGACGCTGGCCGAGAACAACCAGTTTAAATCGGCCATGCTGGTGCTGCTGGCCGAAATGGACTGGGAAAAAGGCTGGACGCAACAATACCACTTGGGTGCGCTGCGCAACAACAACTCGCGCATGCTCCGCGAACTGGGCCCCGACACGGGCTGGGATTCCATCGGCGACTTCCTGCAGGGCCGCGCCCTCTCCACGTTCCTGGACCGCCTCGACGGGCAGAACAAGCTGGCCAAGACCATTATCTACAACCTGAACCCGGCCGACAATGACTTGATTGCCACGATGATTGGCAACTTCAACGACGGCTCGGTGGCGGGCAAGATGCAGTTCGGCTCCGGCTGGTGGTTCCTCGACCAGAAGGACGGCATGGAAAAACAGCTCAACTCGCTCTCGAACATGGGCCTGCTACCCCGTTTCGTGGGGATGCTCACCGATTCGCGCAGCTTTCTTTCGTACCCGCGCCACGAGTATTTCCGCCGCGTGCTCTGCAACTTGCTCGGCAACGACGTGGAAAACGGCGAGTTGCCGGCCGACCTGGAATTGCTGGGCCGCACCGTGCAAAATATTTGCTACGGCAACGCCAAGGAGTACTTTGGCTTCGGCGAAGTAGCTCAAGCGGCGCCAGTCGCTGCCACTGTTCAGTAG